A single genomic interval of Homo sapiens chromosome 15, GRCh38.p14 Primary Assembly harbors:
- the CKMT1A gene encoding creatine kinase U-type, mitochondrial isoform 1 precursor (isoform 1 precursor is encoded by transcript variant 1), which produces MAGPFSRLLSARPGLRLLALAGAGSLAAGFLLRPEPVRAASERRRLYPPSAEYPDLRKHNNCMASHLTPAVYARLCDKTTPTGWTLDQCIQTGVDNPGHPFIKTVGMVAGDEETYEVFADLFDPVIQERHNGYDPRTMKHTTDLDASKIRSGYFDERYVLSSRVRTGRSIRGLSLPPACTRAERREVERVVVDALSGLKGDLAGRYYRLSEMTEAEQQQLIDDHFLFDKPVSPLLTAAGMARDWPDARGIWHNNEKSFLIWVNEEDHTRVISMEKGGNMKRVFERFCRGLKEVERLIQERGWEFMWNERLGYILTCPSNLGTGLRAGVHIKLPLLSKDSRFPKILENLRLQKRGTGGVDTAATGGVFDISNLDRLGKSEVELVQLVIDGVNYLIDCERRLERGQDIRIPTPVIHTKH; this is translated from the exons ATGGCTGGTCCCTTCTCCCGTCTGCTGTCCGCCCGCCCGGGACTCAGGCTCCTGGCTTTGGCCGGAGCGGGGTCTCTAGCCGCTGGGTTTCTGCTCCGACCGGAACCTGTACGAGCTGCCAGTGAACGACGGAGGCTGTATCCCCCGAG CGCTGAGTACCCAGACCTCCGAAAGCACAACAACTGCATGGCCAGTCACCTGACCCCAGCAGTCTATGCACGGCTCTGCGACAAGACCACACCCACTGGTTGGACGCTAGATCAGTGTATCCAGACTGGCGTGGACAACCCTGGCCACCCCTTCATCAAGActgtgggcatggtggctggagATGAGGAGACCTATGAG GTATTTGCTGACCTGTTTGACCCTGTGATCCAAGAGCGACACAATGGATATGACCCCCGGACAATGAAGCACACCACGGATCTAGATGCCAGTAAA ATCCGTTCTGGCTACTTTGATGAGAGGTATGTATTGTCCTCTAGAGTCAGAACTGGCCGAAGCATCCGAGGACTCAGTCTGCCTCCAGCTTGCACTCGAGCAGAGCGACGAGAGGTGGAACGTGTTGTGGTGGATGCACTGAGTGGCCTGAAGGGTGACCTGGCTGGACGTTACTATAGGCTCAGTGAGATGACAGAGGCTGAACAGCAGCAGCTTATTGAT GACCACTTTCTGTTTGATAAGCCTGTGTCCCCGTTGCTGACTGCAGCAGGAATGGCTCGAGACTGGCCAGATGCTCGTGGAATTTG GCACAACAATGAGAAGAGCTTCCTGATCTGGGTGAATGAGGAGGATCATACACGGGTGATCTCCATGGAGAAGGGTGGTAACATGAAGAGAGTGTTTGAAAGATTCTGCCGAGGCCTCAAAGAG GTGGAGAGACTTATCCAAGAACGTGGCTGGGAGTTCATGTGGAATGAGCGTTTGGGATACATCTTGACCTGTCCATCTAACCTGGGCACTGGACTTCGGGCAGGAGTGCACATCAAACTGCCCCTGCTAAGCAAA GATAGCCGCTTCCCAAAGATCCTGGAGAACCTAAGACTCCAAAAGCGTGGTACTGGAGGAGTGGACACTGCTGCCACAGGCGGTGTCTTTGATATTTCTAATTTGGACCGACTAGGCAAATCAGAG GTGGAGCTGGTGCAACTGGTCATCGATGGAGTAAACTATTTGATTGATTGTGAACGGCGTCTGGAGAGAGGCCAGGATATCCGCATCCCCACACCTGTCATCCACACCAAGCATTAA
- the CKMT1A gene encoding creatine kinase U-type, mitochondrial isoform 2 (isoform 2 is encoded by transcript variant 3) → MAGPFSRLLSARPGLRLLALAGAGSLAAGFLLRPEPVRAASERRRLYPPSQTWPTGQLPGNCTRSRRLCPPSMVTGYPLPSAEYPDLRKHNNCMASHLTPAVYARLCDKTTPTGWTLDQCIQTGVDNPGHPFIKTVGMVAGDEETYEVFADLFDPVIQERHNGYDPRTMKHTTDLDASKIRSGYFDERYVLSSRVRTGRSIRGLSLPPACTRAERREVERVVVDALSGLKGDLAGRYYRLSEMTEAEQQQLIDDHFLFDKPVSPLLTAAGMARDWPDARGIWHNNEKSFLIWVNEEDHTRVISMEKGGNMKRVFERFCRGLKEVERLIQERGWEFMWNERLGYILTCPSNLGTGLRAGVHIKLPLLSKDSRFPKILENLRLQKRGTGGVDTAATGGVFDISNLDRLGKSEVELVQLVIDGVNYLIDCERRLERGQDIRIPTPVIHTKH, encoded by the exons ATGGCTGGTCCCTTCTCCCGTCTGCTGTCCGCCCGCCCGGGACTCAGGCTCCTGGCTTTGGCCGGAGCGGGGTCTCTAGCCGCTGGGTTTCTGCTCCGACCGGAACCTGTACGAGCTGCCAGTGAACGACGGAGGCTGTATCCCCCGAG CCAGACATGGCCAACTGGACAGCTCCCAGGTAACTGCACTAGGTCTAGGCGTCTGTGCCCTCCCTCCATGGTTACTGGGTACCCCCTCCCCAGCGCTGAGTACCCAGACCTCCGAAAGCACAACAACTGCATGGCCAGTCACCTGACCCCAGCAGTCTATGCACGGCTCTGCGACAAGACCACACCCACTGGTTGGACGCTAGATCAGTGTATCCAGACTGGCGTGGACAACCCTGGCCACCCCTTCATCAAGActgtgggcatggtggctggagATGAGGAGACCTATGAG GTATTTGCTGACCTGTTTGACCCTGTGATCCAAGAGCGACACAATGGATATGACCCCCGGACAATGAAGCACACCACGGATCTAGATGCCAGTAAA ATCCGTTCTGGCTACTTTGATGAGAGGTATGTATTGTCCTCTAGAGTCAGAACTGGCCGAAGCATCCGAGGACTCAGTCTGCCTCCAGCTTGCACTCGAGCAGAGCGACGAGAGGTGGAACGTGTTGTGGTGGATGCACTGAGTGGCCTGAAGGGTGACCTGGCTGGACGTTACTATAGGCTCAGTGAGATGACAGAGGCTGAACAGCAGCAGCTTATTGAT GACCACTTTCTGTTTGATAAGCCTGTGTCCCCGTTGCTGACTGCAGCAGGAATGGCTCGAGACTGGCCAGATGCTCGTGGAATTTG GCACAACAATGAGAAGAGCTTCCTGATCTGGGTGAATGAGGAGGATCATACACGGGTGATCTCCATGGAGAAGGGTGGTAACATGAAGAGAGTGTTTGAAAGATTCTGCCGAGGCCTCAAAGAG GTGGAGAGACTTATCCAAGAACGTGGCTGGGAGTTCATGTGGAATGAGCGTTTGGGATACATCTTGACCTGTCCATCTAACCTGGGCACTGGACTTCGGGCAGGAGTGCACATCAAACTGCCCCTGCTAAGCAAA GATAGCCGCTTCCCAAAGATCCTGGAGAACCTAAGACTCCAAAAGCGTGGTACTGGAGGAGTGGACACTGCTGCCACAGGCGGTGTCTTTGATATTTCTAATTTGGACCGACTAGGCAAATCAGAG GTGGAGCTGGTGCAACTGGTCATCGATGGAGTAAACTATTTGATTGATTGTGAACGGCGTCTGGAGAGAGGCCAGGATATCCGCATCCCCACACCTGTCATCCACACCAAGCATTAA
- the CKMT1A gene encoding creatine kinase U-type, mitochondrial isoform 3 (isoform 3 is encoded by transcript variant 5) yields the protein MPVKVRTGRSIRGLSLPPACTRAERREVERVVVDALSGLKGDLAGRYYRLSEMTEAEQQQLIDDHFLFDKPVSPLLTAAGMARDWPDARGIWHNNEKSFLIWVNEEDHTRVISMEKGGNMKRVFERFCRGLKEVERLIQERGWEFMWNERLGYILTCPSNLGTGLRAGVHIKLPLLSKDSRFPKILENLRLQKRGTGGVDTAATGGVFDISNLDRLGKSEVELVQLVIDGVNYLIDCERRLERGQDIRIPTPVIHTKH from the exons ATGCCAGTAAA AGTCAGAACTGGCCGAAGCATCCGAGGACTCAGTCTGCCTCCAGCTTGCACTCGAGCAGAGCGACGAGAGGTGGAACGTGTTGTGGTGGATGCACTGAGTGGCCTGAAGGGTGACCTGGCTGGACGTTACTATAGGCTCAGTGAGATGACAGAGGCTGAACAGCAGCAGCTTATTGAT GACCACTTTCTGTTTGATAAGCCTGTGTCCCCGTTGCTGACTGCAGCAGGAATGGCTCGAGACTGGCCAGATGCTCGTGGAATTTG GCACAACAATGAGAAGAGCTTCCTGATCTGGGTGAATGAGGAGGATCATACACGGGTGATCTCCATGGAGAAGGGTGGTAACATGAAGAGAGTGTTTGAAAGATTCTGCCGAGGCCTCAAAGAG GTGGAGAGACTTATCCAAGAACGTGGCTGGGAGTTCATGTGGAATGAGCGTTTGGGATACATCTTGACCTGTCCATCTAACCTGGGCACTGGACTTCGGGCAGGAGTGCACATCAAACTGCCCCTGCTAAGCAAA GATAGCCGCTTCCCAAAGATCCTGGAGAACCTAAGACTCCAAAAGCGTGGTACTGGAGGAGTGGACACTGCTGCCACAGGCGGTGTCTTTGATATTTCTAATTTGGACCGACTAGGCAAATCAGAG GTGGAGCTGGTGCAACTGGTCATCGATGGAGTAAACTATTTGATTGATTGTGAACGGCGTCTGGAGAGAGGCCAGGATATCCGCATCCCCACACCTGTCATCCACACCAAGCATTAA
- the CKMT1A gene encoding creatine kinase U-type, mitochondrial isoform X3, which translates to MAGPFSRLLSARPGLRLLALAGAGSLAAGFLLRPEPVRAASERRRLYPPSQTWPTGQLPGNCTRSRRLCPPSMVTGYPLPSAEYPDLRKHNNCMASHLTPAVYARLCDKTTPTGWTLDQCIQTGVDNPGHPFIKTVGMVAGDEETYEVFADLFDPVIQERHNGYDPRTMKHTTDLDASKSQNWPKHPRTQSASSLHSSRATRGGTCCGGCTEWPEG; encoded by the exons ATGGCTGGTCCCTTCTCCCGTCTGCTGTCCGCCCGCCCGGGACTCAGGCTCCTGGCTTTGGCCGGAGCGGGGTCTCTAGCCGCTGGGTTTCTGCTCCGACCGGAACCTGTACGAGCTGCCAGTGAACGACGGAGGCTGTATCCCCCGAG CCAGACATGGCCAACTGGACAGCTCCCAGGTAACTGCACTAGGTCTAGGCGTCTGTGCCCTCCCTCCATGGTTACTGGGTACCCCCTCCCCAGCGCTGAGTACCCAGACCTCCGAAAGCACAACAACTGCATGGCCAGTCACCTGACCCCAGCAGTCTATGCACGGCTCTGCGACAAGACCACACCCACTGGTTGGACGCTAGATCAGTGTATCCAGACTGGCGTGGACAACCCTGGCCACCCCTTCATCAAGActgtgggcatggtggctggagATGAGGAGACCTATGAG GTATTTGCTGACCTGTTTGACCCTGTGATCCAAGAGCGACACAATGGATATGACCCCCGGACAATGAAGCACACCACGGATCTAGATGCCAGTAAA AGTCAGAACTGGCCGAAGCATCCGAGGACTCAGTCTGCCTCCAGCTTGCACTCGAGCAGAGCGACGAGAGGTGGAACGTGTTGTGGTGGATGCACTGAGTGGCCTGAAGGGTGA